The following proteins come from a genomic window of Polaribacter dokdonensis:
- a CDS encoding pirin family protein, giving the protein MKKTIHKANTRGFANHGWLKSYHTFSFSSYQNPERMNFGMLRVLNDDVVQPKMGFGTHPHKNMEIISIPISGALSHKDSMNNQRSIEVGEVQVMSAGTGLTHSEFNDSKTDETNFLQLWIIPEKQEVEPYYNQKFFDIQDLNNRFQVLVSPKDKQIEGSLPINQQGYIYMIDMDENYTTEYGLKNGAYFFLINGAIEVADEKLESRDAVGIEGVDKVKIKASKASKLLVIDVPMS; this is encoded by the coding sequence ATGAAAAAAACAATTCACAAAGCAAACACAAGAGGATTTGCCAATCATGGCTGGTTAAAGTCATATCATACATTTAGTTTTTCAAGTTATCAAAATCCTGAACGAATGAACTTTGGCATGCTAAGAGTTTTAAATGATGATGTTGTGCAACCTAAAATGGGTTTTGGTACTCATCCTCATAAAAATATGGAGATTATTTCTATTCCTATTTCAGGAGCATTATCTCATAAAGATAGTATGAACAATCAACGTTCTATAGAAGTAGGAGAGGTACAAGTAATGAGTGCAGGAACAGGTTTAACGCATTCAGAATTTAATGATAGCAAAACAGATGAAACCAATTTCTTACAACTTTGGATTATTCCAGAAAAACAAGAAGTAGAACCTTATTATAATCAGAAATTTTTCGATATTCAAGATCTTAACAATCGTTTTCAGGTTTTGGTATCTCCAAAAGACAAGCAAATAGAAGGTTCTTTACCTATAAATCAGCAAGGTTATATCTATATGATTGATATGGATGAAAATTACACCACTGAATATGGTTTAAAAAATGGTGCTTACTTCTTTTTAATAAATGGTGCAATTGAGGTTGCTGATGAGAAATTAGAAAGTAGAGACGCAGTTGGAATAGAAGGTGTAGATAAGGTGAAAATTAAAGCTTCTAAAGCAAGTAAATTATTGGTGATAGATGTACCTATGAGTTAG
- a CDS encoding pirin family protein gives MKKYKSIQQKVNSPLVNMGPIKLRQPLPTEGIENVDPFLLLHHYGPYAISEFNNPFDLGPHPHRGFEPITLLFKGEQLHRDSLGNEMVVKAGGVQWTTAGRGIIHAEAPTKEFVKKGGDLEGIQLWLNLPAKDKMIPPNYQHLEDEQIPKVFSSDKKVQLNIVAGQQANEQGLIKTQTAVNVITANAEKDGEIQIDLPENHQSLIYLLEGEVLINNQEVLKKGDIQMVVFNTDGNSVLFKANEKSTLLVLSGEPISEKVTQYGPYVMNTQTEILEAMRDFQQGKMGYLY, from the coding sequence ATGAAAAAATATAAAAGTATTCAACAGAAAGTAAATAGTCCTTTAGTAAATATGGGGCCTATTAAACTACGACAACCTTTACCAACAGAAGGTATAGAGAATGTAGATCCATTTTTGTTGTTACATCATTATGGACCTTATGCCATTTCTGAGTTTAATAATCCTTTCGATTTAGGTCCTCATCCTCATAGAGGCTTTGAACCTATTACATTGCTTTTTAAAGGAGAGCAATTACATAGAGATTCTCTTGGTAATGAAATGGTTGTAAAAGCTGGTGGAGTTCAATGGACAACTGCTGGTAGAGGAATAATACATGCAGAAGCACCAACTAAAGAATTTGTAAAAAAAGGTGGAGATTTAGAAGGTATTCAGCTTTGGTTGAATTTACCAGCTAAGGATAAAATGATCCCACCAAATTATCAACATTTAGAAGATGAACAAATTCCAAAAGTGTTTTCATCAGATAAAAAGGTACAATTAAATATTGTTGCTGGGCAACAAGCCAATGAACAAGGTTTAATAAAAACACAAACAGCAGTTAATGTTATTACAGCCAACGCAGAAAAAGATGGAGAAATTCAGATTGATCTTCCTGAGAATCATCAATCATTAATTTATCTTTTAGAAGGTGAAGTTTTGATTAATAATCAAGAAGTTCTAAAGAAGGGTGATATTCAAATGGTGGTGTTTAACACAGATGGAAATTCAGTTTTGTTTAAAGCTAATGAAAAGAGTACTCTTTTAGTTCTTTCAGGAGAACCAATAAGTGAAAAAGTTACTCAATATGGACCTTATGTAATGAATACGCAAACCGAAATTTTAGAAGCAATGCGTGATTTTCAACAAGGTAAAATGGGATATTTGTATTAA
- a CDS encoding MarR family winged helix-turn-helix transcriptional regulator produces MGDISKDIKSKFASNKLKALINIKYTSNWLNSQENEFFKPYGISPQQYNILRILRGAKAKMKVQIVKDRMIERAPNATRLMDKLCDKNLIERERCESDRRVVYVKITNQGLELLSTIDDNKNLSFLEKLSDEEAETLSNLLDKIR; encoded by the coding sequence ATGGGAGATATTTCTAAAGACATAAAATCTAAATTTGCGAGCAATAAATTAAAGGCTTTAATCAATATTAAATACACATCTAATTGGTTAAATAGTCAAGAGAATGAGTTTTTTAAACCTTATGGAATTTCTCCTCAGCAATACAATATCTTAAGAATTTTAAGAGGGGCAAAAGCTAAAATGAAGGTGCAGATTGTTAAAGATAGAATGATTGAAAGAGCTCCAAACGCAACTCGATTAATGGATAAACTTTGTGATAAAAATCTAATTGAAAGAGAAAGATGTGAGAGTGATAGAAGAGTAGTTTATGTTAAAATTACCAATCAAGGTTTAGAGCTTTTATCGACCATAGATGACAATAAGAATTTATCCTTCTTAGAAAAATTATCAGATGAAGAAGCAGAAACGCTTAGTAATCTGTTAGATAAAATACGATGA
- a CDS encoding glutaredoxin family protein, protein MKIVLYGRQGHSYTVAFKNFLNSTDEDYVYKDVAKDAEAREHSKKLYGGVVKYPTLFVDDQVYLTPTTEEFNKIMQDLKLRA, encoded by the coding sequence ATGAAGATAGTATTATATGGTAGGCAAGGACATTCTTATACAGTTGCATTCAAGAATTTTTTAAATTCTACAGATGAAGATTATGTATATAAAGATGTAGCTAAGGATGCAGAAGCAAGAGAGCACAGTAAAAAATTGTATGGAGGTGTTGTAAAATATCCTACATTGTTTGTAGATGATCAGGTTTATTTAACACCAACTACAGAAGAGTTTAATAAAATTATGCAAGACTTAAAATTAAGAGCTTAA
- a CDS encoding NADPH-dependent FMN reductase: MKKVLAFAGSTSSTSINKKLATFAAENLSETAFDVIDLRDFDMPIYSEDEENENGFPKNAEKFSNLLDNYDGFILSLAEHNGSYAAAFKNIFDWSSRINVKVFRNKSLLLMATSPGARGGQSVLQDGMSKFPHLGAASISSFSLPSFGDNFKEGKVVDKELLEQLQNTVKDFEESLS, from the coding sequence ATGAAAAAAGTATTAGCGTTTGCAGGTAGCACAAGTTCTACCTCAATAAATAAAAAATTGGCAACATTTGCAGCAGAAAATTTATCAGAAACTGCTTTTGATGTAATTGATCTTAGAGACTTTGATATGCCAATTTACAGTGAAGATGAAGAGAATGAAAATGGTTTTCCAAAGAATGCAGAAAAGTTTTCTAATTTATTAGATAATTATGATGGCTTCATTCTATCTCTAGCAGAACACAATGGTTCTTATGCAGCAGCTTTCAAAAATATTTTTGATTGGAGCTCAAGAATTAACGTAAAAGTATTTAGAAACAAATCATTATTATTAATGGCAACATCTCCAGGAGCTAGAGGTGGTCAATCTGTTTTACAAGATGGTATGAGCAAGTTTCCACATTTAGGAGCAGCAAGTATTTCGTCTTTTTCATTACCTAGTTTTGGAGACAATTTTAAGGAAGGGAAAGTAGTAGATAAAGAATTATTAGAGCAGTTGCAAAATACGGTTAAGGATTTCGAAGAATCATTAAGTTAA
- a CDS encoding FMN-dependent NADH-azoreductase, with translation MKILNINSSSNKTSSTSTTFAEKVVEKLVSENKGSTVVTRHTTYSDLPFIDEFILGALFPQGERTADQNKALAISNKLVQEVKDADVLVIGAPIYNFSVPASLKAYFDLIARAGLTFKYGETGPVGLLENKKAYIVISSGGTEVGSDIDFAGKYIAHFLGFLGITDIEFVKLDQLMFSSETKLESANEQIATLS, from the coding sequence ATGAAAATTTTAAATATAAATTCAAGTAGCAATAAAACATCATCTACATCTACAACATTTGCAGAAAAGGTGGTTGAGAAATTGGTTTCTGAAAACAAAGGTTCCACTGTAGTTACAAGACATACTACGTATTCAGATTTACCTTTTATAGATGAGTTTATCTTGGGTGCATTATTTCCTCAAGGAGAAAGAACTGCAGATCAGAATAAAGCTTTAGCAATTTCCAATAAACTAGTCCAAGAAGTAAAAGATGCAGATGTACTTGTTATTGGAGCACCAATTTACAATTTCTCAGTTCCTGCTTCTTTAAAAGCTTATTTCGATTTAATTGCGAGAGCAGGTTTAACATTTAAATATGGAGAAACAGGCCCTGTAGGATTATTAGAAAATAAGAAAGCATATATCGTAATTTCTAGTGGAGGTACAGAAGTAGGTAGTGATATCGATTTTGCAGGTAAATATATAGCGCACTTTTTAGGATTTTTAGGTATAACTGATATAGAATTTGTAAAATTAGACCAATTGATGTTTAGTAGCGAAACTAAGTTAGAAAGTGCAAATGAACAAATAGCAACTTTAAGTTAA
- a CDS encoding OsmC family protein, which produces MKQQAEVTLTDKKYFAEAKMRNHFSVIDEPVKAGGGDTGPTPVEYLLTAIGGCVSITLRMYADRKGWDLGEIKVIVSQKEELTKDGIKKSLLEEISFEKEPTEEQKAKLLIIAGKCPVAKMVKGETDIETQLK; this is translated from the coding sequence ATGAAACAACAAGCAGAAGTAACATTAACAGATAAAAAATATTTTGCTGAGGCTAAGATGAGAAATCATTTTTCTGTAATAGATGAACCTGTAAAAGCTGGTGGAGGAGATACAGGACCAACTCCTGTAGAGTATCTATTAACTGCAATTGGTGGATGTGTATCAATTACCTTAAGAATGTATGCAGATAGAAAAGGTTGGGACTTGGGAGAAATAAAGGTCATAGTATCACAAAAAGAAGAGCTTACAAAAGACGGAATTAAGAAATCTTTATTGGAAGAGATTTCTTTTGAGAAAGAGCCAACAGAAGAACAGAAAGCAAAATTATTAATTATAGCAGGTAAATGTCCTGTTGCTAAAATGGTTAAAGGAGAAACTGATATAGAAACTCAACTAAAATAG
- a CDS encoding DoxX family protein has product MKTTKIIYYISTGLLTVLMLFSVSQYFFNHEAISAAFTSFGYPTYIIYPYAIIKLLGLLAIWFINNTSLKEWAYSGFFFAFILAFFAHYMVGDGEQMGALVATILLLTSYFSWKKLNT; this is encoded by the coding sequence ATGAAAACAACAAAAATTATTTATTACATTTCTACAGGTTTACTTACGGTTTTAATGCTATTTTCAGTAAGCCAATATTTCTTTAATCACGAAGCTATTTCAGCTGCTTTTACAAGTTTTGGTTATCCTACTTATATTATTTATCCTTATGCTATAATTAAGCTATTGGGGTTATTGGCTATTTGGTTTATCAACAATACATCATTAAAAGAATGGGCTTATTCTGGTTTTTTCTTTGCATTTATATTAGCATTTTTTGCACATTATATGGTTGGTGATGGAGAACAAATGGGAGCCTTAGTTGCAACAATTCTTTTATTAACTTCTTACTTCAGTTGGAAAAAATTAAATACCTAA
- a CDS encoding DUF6638 family protein: MQKLKQANLYRNELIPISGKLVERYNKCLVKLGFTATKLTSFSIDGIGWSPEIAEEKNEVFYLNNGEANSHAIIITPLQKGLPIYNPYHSYDIELMKLVFKNYAKKIQNITRDSALYLDFDQQIDVFYEPLDVLKYKDITINFHLIDDLKKAKKEQLKLVETFNKDHNFIDENLHQQLITSAKKYGDLRERDIELLPIIYTSDSFYTKAFGGVYLLRNFIKPILIFEEKEAYKEAINDTTYDVLMFHVAQPELMSQLKDHVIIECDLETEVGSKRYERIKKFIFGEALKETQHPVNDILKDKTLFKSYLNKIDLETRKKVMSAERYLDKKKVNKNIRIADVVDERLYFALHKPHSSLRANHQDLIWKLLVNIAPKDVLFWYWYDKEDFYTNFKTWQESKKDWVIDTIRNNF, encoded by the coding sequence ATGCAAAAATTAAAACAAGCCAATTTATATAGAAACGAACTAATTCCAATAAGTGGAAAATTAGTAGAACGTTATAATAAATGTTTGGTGAAATTGGGTTTTACAGCAACCAAATTAACTTCTTTTTCTATTGATGGTATTGGTTGGAGCCCTGAAATTGCAGAAGAAAAAAACGAAGTATTTTACTTAAATAATGGTGAAGCAAATTCGCATGCAATTATAATTACACCATTACAAAAAGGTTTGCCAATTTATAACCCTTATCATTCGTATGATATAGAGTTAATGAAACTCGTGTTTAAAAATTACGCTAAAAAGATTCAAAATATTACTAGAGATTCAGCTTTATATTTAGATTTTGATCAACAAATAGATGTGTTTTATGAGCCTTTAGATGTACTAAAATATAAAGATATTACCATTAATTTTCATTTAATAGATGATTTAAAAAAGGCAAAGAAAGAGCAATTAAAACTTGTAGAAACTTTTAATAAAGATCATAATTTTATTGATGAAAATTTACATCAACAATTGATTACATCAGCCAAAAAATATGGAGATTTACGAGAAAGAGATATTGAGTTATTACCTATTATTTACACTTCAGACTCTTTTTATACTAAAGCTTTTGGAGGTGTTTATTTATTGAGGAATTTTATAAAACCAATTCTAATTTTTGAAGAGAAAGAAGCCTATAAAGAAGCAATAAATGATACCACTTACGATGTTTTGATGTTTCATGTTGCTCAACCAGAATTAATGAGCCAATTAAAAGATCATGTAATTATAGAATGCGATTTAGAAACGGAAGTAGGCTCTAAAAGATATGAGCGAATAAAGAAATTTATTTTTGGAGAAGCATTAAAAGAAACACAGCATCCTGTAAATGATATTTTAAAAGATAAAACCTTATTTAAAAGTTACTTAAATAAAATAGATTTAGAAACGCGTAAAAAGGTCATGAGTGCTGAGCGATATTTAGATAAAAAGAAGGTGAACAAAAATATTAGAATTGCAGATGTTGTAGATGAGCGATTGTATTTTGCTTTGCACAAACCACATTCTTCTTTAAGAGCCAATCATCAAGATTTAATCTGGAAGTTGCTCGTAAATATTGCTCCAAAAGACGTATTGTTTTGGTATTGGTATGATAAAGAAGATTTTTATACAAATTTTAAAACGTGGCAAGAATCTAAAAAAGATTGGGTTATAGATACAATTCGTAACAATTTTTAG
- a CDS encoding NUDIX domain-containing protein has product METKPKISNVSKTLKSDNWGKLEDLNFDYYFNNGTSKRLSFEMYGKSDGIAVLLYNPKTNKVVLSKQFRAPVYNHSIQNGFLVEVVGGAIDKNESPEKAAIRETEEEVGYKIQTVEKVSTVFLSPGIVNEKVHLFVGEYSEDHKTENGGGVVAEDEEIEVLEIDFIEALKMIDNQEIIDARTIMLLQYVQLKKLMK; this is encoded by the coding sequence ATGGAAACTAAACCTAAAATTAGTAATGTCTCAAAAACATTAAAATCTGATAATTGGGGTAAGTTAGAAGACTTAAATTTCGATTATTATTTTAATAATGGCACTTCTAAAAGATTATCTTTTGAAATGTATGGTAAAAGTGATGGAATAGCTGTTTTGCTTTACAACCCAAAAACAAACAAGGTAGTTTTGTCTAAACAATTTAGAGCACCTGTTTATAATCATAGTATTCAAAATGGATTTTTAGTGGAGGTTGTAGGTGGAGCAATAGATAAAAATGAATCACCAGAAAAGGCTGCCATTCGTGAAACTGAAGAAGAAGTTGGTTATAAAATACAAACTGTAGAAAAAGTAAGCACTGTTTTCTTATCACCAGGTATTGTAAATGAGAAAGTTCATCTTTTTGTAGGCGAATATTCTGAAGATCATAAAACAGAAAATGGTGGAGGAGTTGTAGCAGAAGATGAAGAAATAGAAGTTTTAGAGATTGATTTTATTGAAGCTTTGAAAATGATAGATAACCAAGAAATTATAGATGCAAGAACGATTATGTTATTGCAGTATGTGCAACTAAAAAAGTTGATGAAGTAA
- a CDS encoding AAA family ATPase translates to MEHNSTFPIKQNELDVLRDEATDYIKSVQWEQGNKAKSRDKEGKDDSILLYLSRANNGSSVEITSISKTVLALKKRLLPDSIAIPVNLNQTLFALQEGLTLGVWIKDSYYDASGLSALNERKSALNSSQKREFESKLQTATAFQLFATAYKILHDLKPAASDDLSVMKQKFAGIPEVSFLSPLKGIACALFYFDKYLGHPEIIKSDKDVIDFTVVYFEALIDEIQLRKSSLEYTETIVDRTYKLENSDFAVSGWENVFAGTAKSVEFNKIQFEQIVGNKDAKHFARRLTERMLSYDFETQKNPFQELGGFMPVFMGYGIPGTGKSMLIAAIATRLKEHCDNLDIPFLFHPMPDTLISTFQGGSAEKMVEWMKPMQDPTKIIFAPIDDAENNLQERTAQGVSAGVKEVIGVFLRYTEGAYAVNYGNSSVGLFTNLPEMLDKAVISRIQGRFKIDGARTEHDFLDQDYIWWKKFEKTIPDFVNMQNPKNYDFLKDQGLTKSMGEILNSIEKPSEARVLEAYDIASQKHNANEHEFFSSLYKEIQKIFPFFSSRDVRNIQSAISLRLTDFDLEKDWFENPDLYFKKDYETKFNMLQELMKANMKGLDFSEIRRQEVVRYLDNVATIADTDFKRKVDARVNQLNIDLEARKSFDNGN, encoded by the coding sequence ATGGAACACAATTCAACTTTTCCAATAAAACAAAACGAACTAGATGTACTTCGTGATGAAGCTACAGATTACATAAAATCTGTTCAATGGGAGCAAGGTAACAAAGCCAAAAGCAGAGATAAAGAAGGTAAAGACGATTCTATTTTATTGTATTTATCTAGAGCAAACAATGGTAGTTCTGTAGAAATTACATCAATTTCAAAAACAGTTTTAGCATTAAAAAAACGATTATTGCCAGACTCAATTGCAATTCCTGTAAACTTAAATCAGACTTTATTTGCATTACAAGAAGGCTTAACTTTAGGTGTTTGGATTAAAGATTCTTATTATGATGCCTCAGGTTTATCAGCTTTAAATGAACGTAAATCAGCATTGAATTCATCTCAAAAAAGAGAGTTTGAAAGTAAATTACAAACAGCAACAGCGTTTCAATTATTTGCAACAGCCTATAAAATTTTACATGACTTAAAACCAGCAGCTTCAGATGATTTATCTGTGATGAAACAAAAGTTTGCTGGTATTCCAGAAGTATCATTTTTATCACCTTTAAAAGGTATTGCTTGTGCTTTGTTTTACTTTGATAAATATTTAGGACATCCAGAAATCATAAAATCTGATAAGGATGTTATTGATTTTACTGTGGTGTATTTTGAAGCTTTAATTGATGAAATTCAACTACGTAAAAGTAGCTTAGAATACACTGAAACTATTGTTGATAGAACTTATAAGTTAGAAAACTCAGACTTTGCAGTTTCTGGTTGGGAAAATGTTTTTGCTGGGACTGCAAAAAGTGTTGAGTTTAATAAAATTCAGTTTGAGCAAATTGTAGGTAATAAAGATGCCAAACATTTTGCACGTAGGTTAACAGAAAGAATGTTGAGTTACGATTTTGAAACACAGAAAAATCCGTTTCAAGAATTGGGTGGATTTATGCCTGTTTTTATGGGATATGGAATTCCAGGTACAGGAAAATCGATGCTAATTGCAGCCATTGCAACTCGTTTAAAAGAACATTGTGATAATTTAGATATTCCGTTTTTATTTCATCCAATGCCAGATACATTAATCTCTACGTTTCAAGGAGGTTCTGCAGAAAAAATGGTAGAATGGATGAAGCCAATGCAAGACCCAACAAAAATTATTTTTGCGCCAATTGATGATGCAGAAAATAATTTACAAGAAAGAACTGCACAAGGAGTTTCTGCAGGAGTTAAAGAAGTTATTGGTGTTTTCTTAAGATATACAGAAGGTGCTTATGCTGTAAATTACGGAAATTCTTCAGTAGGTTTATTTACAAACTTACCAGAAATGTTAGACAAGGCTGTAATTTCTAGAATTCAGGGTAGATTTAAAATTGATGGAGCAAGAACAGAACACGATTTTTTAGATCAAGATTATATTTGGTGGAAGAAATTCGAAAAAACAATTCCTGATTTTGTGAATATGCAAAACCCAAAAAACTACGATTTTTTAAAAGATCAAGGGTTAACCAAAAGTATGGGAGAGATTTTAAATTCAATTGAAAAACCTTCAGAAGCAAGAGTTTTAGAGGCTTATGATATTGCAAGTCAAAAACACAATGCAAATGAGCATGAGTTCTTTTCGAGTTTGTATAAAGAGATTCAAAAGATATTTCCTTTCTTTTCATCAAGAGATGTTAGAAACATTCAGTCTGCAATTTCATTACGTTTAACAGATTTTGATTTAGAAAAAGATTGGTTCGAAAATCCTGATTTGTATTTCAAGAAAGATTATGAAACCAAATTCAATATGTTGCAAGAATTAATGAAAGCTAACATGAAAGGTTTAGATTTTTCTGAAATAAGAAGACAAGAAGTAGTACGTTATTTAGATAATGTTGCAACCATTGCAGATACCGATTTTAAACGTAAAGTTGATGCAAGAGTAAATCAATTAAATATAGATTTAGAAGCTAGAAAAAGTTTTGATAATGGAAACTAA